Proteins encoded within one genomic window of Sulfurovum sp. XGS-02:
- the mnmA gene encoding tRNA 2-thiouridine(34) synthase MnmA, protein MKKKVLVGMSGGVDSTVTSILLQKEGYEVEGVYMKLHQKPGYHEENFAKAQRVGEYLGVKVHFLDLSEEFDKQVYNYFVDSYKQGLTPNPCVMCNRTIKFGKMVEFADSIGADHVATGHYIKCDGEFIYAADDPNKDQSYFLCEVKKEVLPRLLFPLGTWVKKDVKAYAANIEVLKDFATQRESSEICFVENTYDEVLAKHMDIDMPGETVDTEGNVVGTHKGYMHYTIGKRRGFFVDGAHDPHFVLDIKPETNQIVVGTKEKLEEHEFEVKHINLFKDLTEFDCMVKVRYRTTAVPCHVSISDGKAKVVLEEPVFGLAKGQIAAFYEDDKLIGGGVIC, encoded by the coding sequence ATGAAAAAGAAAGTATTAGTCGGTATGAGTGGAGGTGTAGACTCCACGGTGACATCCATACTCTTACAAAAAGAGGGGTATGAAGTTGAAGGTGTCTATATGAAGCTCCATCAGAAACCAGGGTATCATGAAGAGAATTTTGCCAAAGCACAAAGAGTAGGTGAATACCTGGGTGTAAAGGTACACTTCCTGGACCTGAGTGAAGAGTTTGATAAGCAGGTTTATAACTATTTTGTAGACAGTTATAAACAGGGACTGACACCAAACCCCTGTGTCATGTGCAACCGTACTATCAAGTTTGGAAAGATGGTTGAGTTTGCAGACAGTATCGGTGCGGATCATGTCGCGACAGGACACTATATCAAATGTGACGGTGAGTTCATCTATGCAGCAGATGACCCGAACAAAGACCAGAGTTATTTCCTTTGTGAAGTAAAAAAAGAGGTTTTGCCTAGATTGCTTTTCCCTCTGGGTACATGGGTGAAAAAAGATGTAAAAGCCTATGCAGCCAATATAGAAGTACTGAAAGATTTTGCCACACAAAGAGAGAGCTCTGAGATCTGTTTTGTGGAAAATACCTACGATGAAGTCTTGGCAAAACATATGGATATCGATATGCCTGGTGAGACAGTAGATACTGAAGGAAACGTGGTCGGTACACACAAAGGATATATGCATTACACGATAGGAAAACGTCGAGGTTTCTTTGTTGATGGTGCACATGACCCACACTTCGTACTTGACATTAAACCTGAAACGAATCAGATCGTTGTAGGTACCAAGGAAAAACTCGAAGAGCATGAGTTTGAAGTCAAACATATCAACCTTTTTAAAGATCTTACAGAGTTTGATTGCATGGTGAAAGTGCGTTACCGTACCACTGCAGTACCTTGTCATGTGAGCATCAGTGACGGTAAAGCCAAAGTAGTGTTAGAAGAGCCTGTCTTTGGACTGGCAAAAGGACAGATCGCTGCATTTTATGAAGATGACAAGTTGATCGGTGGCGGAGTAATCTGTTAA
- a CDS encoding MotA/TolQ/ExbB proton channel family protein, whose translation MQQFDRKKSASCSSHFFIILLIPFLFLVGLVVAYLGIIPVNVETHTLGIVAFIFVVFVSFVRHNANYAVCHMRGSFANMEENLQAALRENALTIMGKTKSTLHIKEFITEYYEDIRNDNFARVAPSVFPMLGILGTFIAIALSMPDFTVKDLSALDREISILLSGIGTAFYASIYGIMLSLIWTYFEKRGIAKVDKQIFDLEKLYGQRVWKRSELIKHEHMQSELKDQQIVQTLKETFNMDFIKELNDQYLKNFTTIVHDTTNSFTKLTVHMQEASSELRDTLENIQNRQSSVDAVAAMEKNIEGFNQNAQNLQRSMERFDGSVDHTFEKIDEELGQAVTKLAEFARIISEQNEQILENMAHLKQQKK comes from the coding sequence ATGCAACAATTTGACAGAAAAAAATCAGCTTCGTGTAGTTCACACTTTTTTATCATATTATTGATACCTTTTCTTTTTTTAGTAGGATTGGTAGTTGCGTATTTGGGTATTATCCCTGTTAATGTAGAGACGCATACATTGGGTATCGTGGCATTTATATTTGTCGTATTTGTCTCGTTTGTACGACATAATGCAAATTATGCAGTGTGCCATATGAGAGGGTCATTTGCCAACATGGAAGAGAACCTGCAGGCAGCCTTACGTGAAAATGCATTAACGATCATGGGTAAGACCAAATCTACCTTACATATCAAAGAGTTTATCACTGAGTACTATGAGGATATCCGTAATGACAACTTTGCACGTGTAGCACCCTCTGTTTTCCCTATGTTGGGTATCTTGGGTACATTTATCGCTATTGCCCTCTCTATGCCTGACTTTACAGTAAAAGACCTTAGTGCACTTGACCGTGAGATATCTATACTCCTTTCGGGTATAGGTACGGCATTTTATGCATCGATCTACGGTATTATGCTCTCTCTTATCTGGACATACTTTGAAAAAAGAGGTATTGCAAAAGTGGATAAACAGATCTTCGATCTGGAAAAACTGTATGGACAGCGTGTTTGGAAAAGATCGGAGTTGATCAAGCATGAACATATGCAGAGTGAACTTAAAGACCAACAGATCGTTCAGACACTTAAAGAGACATTCAATATGGATTTTATTAAAGAATTGAATGATCAGTATCTTAAAAATTTCACAACGATCGTACATGATACGACAAACAGTTTTACAAAGCTGACCGTACATATGCAGGAGGCCTCTTCAGAATTACGTGATACACTCGAGAACATTCAGAACAGACAATCAAGCGTTGATGCAGTGGCTGCTATGGAAAAAAATATTGAAGGATTTAACCAAAATGCTCAGAACCTTCAAAGATCTATGGAACGTTTTGATGGTTCAGTGGATCATACGTTCGAGAAGATAGATGAAGAGCTGGGACAGGCTGTTACAAAGCTTGCAGAATTTGCACGTATTATCTCTGAACAGAATGAACAGATACTTGAAAACATGGCTCATTTAAAACAGCAAAAAAAGTAA
- a CDS encoding OmpA family protein — protein sequence MFRNDKTNAESNFWISYADLMAGLLFVFILLIGAIVSKSVILKADLHTKEERLTKLSETLDVKEYTLAKLNNALAKSKALIAEKEKLLTLRNARIAEDAIKLSEAEKQLQLKNTRIAKDQLLLAENERMFKLHISEIDKLNKLLLEANAKQDMLSNKIVIVQNMLDENKDILNKTTKSLKEYEGKVLMLSNDLNVTKNTVKIKDEKLLTLLNALDEKKTKYDELVANLQAQKAKIKSLTGIKLKVVAALKEALGDKIDIDKRTGSLRLASNILFESGDATLKPEAKVELKKAFEEYIGTLVTNPSIKSHLDKIIIEGHTDSVGSYIYNLNLSQKRALAVMEYLLTLNFTKKHNIQPLMIASGRAYQDAIIVDGVEDKEASRRIEIKFRLKNEDAMQEIEKVLDAQ from the coding sequence ATGTTTAGAAACGACAAGACGAATGCAGAAAGCAATTTCTGGATATCCTATGCAGACCTGATGGCAGGATTACTTTTTGTTTTCATTTTACTTATTGGTGCAATCGTATCAAAATCTGTGATATTGAAAGCAGATCTGCATACTAAAGAAGAGCGGCTTACAAAACTCTCTGAAACACTTGATGTGAAAGAATATACCTTGGCCAAGTTGAATAATGCTTTGGCAAAAAGTAAAGCACTTATAGCCGAAAAAGAGAAGTTGCTAACCCTTCGAAATGCACGTATTGCCGAAGATGCGATCAAGTTGAGCGAAGCTGAAAAACAACTGCAACTTAAAAATACACGTATTGCAAAAGATCAGCTGCTATTGGCTGAAAATGAAAGAATGTTCAAGCTGCATATCTCTGAAATAGACAAGCTGAATAAACTCTTACTCGAAGCGAATGCCAAACAGGATATGTTGAGCAATAAAATTGTGATCGTCCAAAATATGCTGGATGAAAATAAAGATATATTGAATAAAACAACAAAAAGTTTAAAAGAGTATGAAGGAAAAGTACTCATGCTCTCTAATGACTTGAATGTGACGAAGAATACGGTAAAAATAAAAGATGAAAAACTTTTAACGCTCCTGAATGCTTTGGATGAAAAGAAAACAAAGTATGATGAGCTGGTAGCGAATCTTCAGGCACAAAAGGCGAAGATCAAATCGCTTACAGGTATCAAACTTAAAGTCGTGGCTGCACTAAAAGAGGCCTTGGGTGACAAGATCGACATAGATAAAAGGACCGGCTCGCTCAGATTGGCTTCTAACATACTTTTTGAAAGTGGAGATGCAACATTGAAACCTGAAGCAAAAGTAGAGCTCAAAAAAGCATTTGAAGAGTACATCGGTACTTTGGTTACAAATCCAAGTATCAAGTCTCACCTTGATAAAATTATTATTGAAGGGCATACTGACAGTGTGGGATCATACATCTATAACCTGAATCTTTCGCAAAAACGTGCTCTGGCAGTCATGGAGTATCTGCTGACTTTGAATTTCACGAAAAAGCATAACATTCAACCGCTTATGATCGCTTCGGGGAGAGCATATCAGGATGCTATTATAGTAGACGGTGTAGAAGATAAAGAAGCATCAAGACGTATAGAGATTAAATTTAGACTCAAAAATGAAGATGCCATGCAGGAGATAGAAAAGGTTTTAGATGCGCAGTGA
- the murA gene encoding UDP-N-acetylglucosamine 1-carboxyvinyltransferase, which produces MDYLEIVGGSKLSGNITISGAKNAALPIIAATILSDKEVTLTNLPNVVDIRTLLKLLTMLGGNVEHDNTVAKINNGSITSTKAVYEIVSQMRASILVLGPLLARFGECEVSLPGGCAIGQRPIDLHLQALEEMGAHIEIKGGYVRAEAPNGLQGAKIIFDKITVGGTENIVMAAALAKGTTTIINAAKEPEVVQLCEMIRDAGVKIEGIGTDELIIEGTDRKPLTFKTVEIIPDRIEAGTYLCAGAITHSSITLNKVNHKHIRASIDKLEHMGCTFDLGDDSITIHPASNLKPVNLITLEYPGFPTDMQAQFMALAVMAEGESLIEERLFENRFMHVSELNRLGADIWLKGSTAAVKGVDKLYGADVMATDLRASSALVLAALVAEGTTNVRRIYHLDRGYDDLEGKLAALGANIVRKKESK; this is translated from the coding sequence ATGGATTATTTAGAGATAGTAGGTGGTAGCAAGTTAAGTGGAAATATTACGATCAGTGGTGCTAAGAATGCTGCCCTTCCTATCATAGCTGCAACTATACTCAGTGACAAAGAAGTCACGTTAACCAACCTTCCTAATGTGGTAGATATCCGAACACTCCTTAAGTTGTTAACGATGCTTGGCGGTAACGTTGAACATGATAATACGGTCGCAAAGATCAACAACGGTTCGATTACTTCCACCAAAGCAGTCTATGAGATCGTTTCTCAGATGAGAGCATCCATTTTGGTTTTGGGTCCCCTGCTTGCAAGATTTGGTGAATGTGAAGTGAGTTTACCTGGTGGTTGTGCCATCGGCCAGCGTCCTATAGACCTTCATCTTCAGGCACTCGAAGAGATGGGTGCACATATAGAGATCAAAGGTGGGTATGTTCGTGCGGAAGCACCCAATGGCCTTCAAGGTGCAAAGATCATTTTTGACAAGATCACTGTAGGCGGTACGGAGAATATCGTTATGGCTGCAGCCTTGGCTAAAGGGACCACCACGATCATTAATGCGGCAAAAGAACCAGAAGTGGTTCAACTCTGTGAAATGATACGTGATGCTGGCGTAAAGATAGAAGGTATAGGTACGGATGAGCTTATTATAGAAGGTACGGACAGGAAACCTCTTACATTTAAAACTGTGGAGATCATCCCAGACCGTATAGAGGCAGGGACCTACCTTTGTGCAGGAGCTATCACACATTCAAGTATTACCCTTAACAAGGTAAACCATAAGCATATACGCGCATCTATAGACAAACTGGAACATATGGGTTGTACCTTTGATCTGGGAGATGACAGTATCACTATCCACCCTGCTTCAAATCTCAAACCTGTCAATCTCATCACCTTGGAGTATCCGGGCTTCCCTACAGACATGCAAGCACAATTCATGGCACTTGCGGTCATGGCTGAAGGTGAAAGCCTTATAGAGGAGCGTCTCTTTGAAAACCGTTTTATGCATGTCAGTGAACTCAACCGTCTGGGTGCAGATATCTGGCTCAAAGGGAGTACTGCAGCGGTAAAAGGTGTTGACAAGCTCTATGGAGCAGATGTTATGGCAACAGACCTCAGAGCCTCTTCTGCACTCGTTTTGGCTGCCCTTGTTGCAGAAGGTACGACCAATGTAAGACGTATCTATCACCTAGACCGTGGATATGATGACCTGGAAGGGAAACTTGCTGCACTGGGAGCAAATATTGTGAGAAAGAAAGAGAGCAAGTAG
- a CDS encoding ATP-dependent helicase: MPLSSLNDEQLSAATAPLGHNLIIASAGTGKTSTIVGRIAHLLHQGTEPSKILLLTFTNKAAGEMIARLERYFPKKIVSKIESGTFHAVSYRWLKEIYPNLALKQPSELKTLFRSIYEKRNFERMNLSMQPFSATYLYEMYSLYQNASLEGFDKWFLEKYPEHELVMDIYMDITQEFEKEKIDYGFASFNDLLLRMKSHLEEHTIHFEEVLVDEYQDTNTLQSALIDVLKPKSLFCVGDYDQSIYAFNGANIENIATYSKRYKDANVFTLKTNYRSTAPILSLANRVIERNERIYPKKLEVGRDVKSYPPKLLMYNDLFEQYQSIAENIKRTHVPNDQIAVVFRNNSSADGVEASLREYGIPCKRKGGTSFFDTKEIKFLLDLLALLVNPKDMMAFIHVFEYARGVGSALSKEFFQCFLHFGQGNFMQGVLYPKVHDLPKLNPNKNVQLGLFDDDQEIGSAARFKHMDLDSSLYNHPLLKNAKLTNDGMAFFKDFYMLMKSVHSLEKPSDILKNIIASKLYAGIIELLATQRGRLKSGEVDEEKKKQAKERIQRKAHLLLDLSRQYNELARFVNAMVLGGNELSEGEGINLLTVHASKGLEFPEVYVIDLVDGRFPNRKMMSSIEEERRLFYVAVTRAKDRLYLSLAKFDRVKKIDYKPSQFLHEAGLIKGEFVEPETKEKKEKKEPAV; encoded by the coding sequence TTGCCTTTATCCTCTCTTAATGACGAGCAGCTTAGTGCTGCTACGGCACCCCTAGGACACAATCTTATCATTGCCAGTGCAGGTACGGGGAAAACCTCTACTATCGTAGGACGTATCGCACATCTTTTACATCAGGGTACTGAACCTTCCAAGATACTGCTTTTAACGTTTACCAATAAAGCGGCAGGAGAGATGATCGCACGTCTTGAACGTTATTTCCCTAAAAAGATCGTATCGAAAATAGAATCCGGCACTTTCCATGCAGTCTCGTACCGCTGGCTTAAAGAGATCTATCCGAATTTGGCATTGAAACAACCTTCCGAGCTCAAGACACTCTTTAGAAGCATCTATGAAAAACGTAATTTTGAGCGTATGAACCTGAGTATGCAGCCTTTTTCAGCTACCTACCTCTATGAGATGTACTCTTTGTATCAAAATGCGTCCCTGGAAGGCTTTGACAAGTGGTTTTTGGAAAAATATCCTGAGCATGAACTTGTCATGGATATCTATATGGATATCACGCAAGAGTTTGAAAAAGAGAAGATAGACTACGGTTTTGCTTCTTTTAATGACTTGTTGCTGCGTATGAAAAGTCATCTGGAAGAACATACGATACATTTTGAAGAGGTACTGGTGGATGAGTATCAGGATACGAATACTCTTCAAAGTGCGCTTATCGATGTATTAAAACCAAAATCCCTTTTTTGTGTAGGGGATTATGATCAGAGTATCTATGCATTCAATGGGGCCAATATTGAGAACATTGCGACGTATTCAAAACGTTATAAAGATGCCAATGTCTTTACACTGAAAACAAATTATCGTTCGACAGCTCCCATACTCTCTTTGGCAAACCGTGTAATAGAAAGAAATGAGCGTATCTACCCTAAAAAACTGGAAGTGGGCCGTGATGTGAAGAGTTATCCACCTAAACTCTTGATGTATAATGATCTTTTTGAACAGTACCAGTCCATTGCAGAAAATATCAAACGTACCCATGTACCTAATGACCAGATAGCCGTTGTTTTCAGAAACAATTCATCAGCCGATGGTGTGGAGGCAAGCCTTCGTGAGTATGGTATCCCTTGCAAGCGTAAAGGCGGGACGAGTTTTTTCGATACGAAAGAGATAAAGTTTTTACTGGATCTTTTGGCACTACTTGTCAATCCGAAAGATATGATGGCGTTTATTCATGTGTTTGAATATGCTAGAGGTGTCGGATCTGCACTCTCCAAAGAGTTTTTCCAGTGTTTCCTTCATTTTGGGCAGGGAAATTTTATGCAAGGGGTACTCTACCCGAAGGTGCATGATCTGCCGAAGCTCAACCCTAACAAAAATGTTCAGTTGGGTCTCTTTGATGATGACCAGGAGATAGGATCTGCAGCGAGATTTAAACATATGGATCTCGATAGTTCCCTCTACAACCATCCATTGCTTAAAAATGCAAAACTTACAAATGACGGTATGGCGTTTTTTAAAGACTTTTATATGCTGATGAAGTCTGTACACAGTCTGGAGAAACCTTCTGATATTTTAAAGAATATTATTGCTTCGAAACTCTATGCAGGAATCATAGAACTCTTAGCAACGCAAAGAGGACGATTGAAGTCCGGTGAAGTGGATGAAGAGAAGAAAAAACAGGCCAAAGAACGGATACAGAGAAAGGCCCATCTTCTACTGGACCTTTCACGCCAGTATAATGAGTTGGCACGTTTTGTCAATGCGATGGTACTGGGTGGAAATGAACTCAGCGAAGGGGAGGGGATCAACCTGCTGACCGTCCATGCAAGTAAAGGACTGGAATTCCCCGAAGTCTATGTCATTGACCTTGTGGATGGAAGATTCCCTAACAGAAAGATGATGTCAAGCATTGAAGAGGAGCGTCGGTTGTTCTATGTTGCCGTGACACGTGCCAAAGACAGACTTTATCTCTCGTTGGCGAAATTTGACAGGGTGAAAAAGATAGACTACAAACCTTCACAGTTTCTGCATGAGGCAGGACTTATTAAAGGGGAATTCGTAGAACCTGAGACTAAAGAGAAAAAAGAGAAGAAAGAACCAGCGGTTTAG
- a CDS encoding NYN domain-containing protein: MAKSKTEDHIALFIDCDNISHRSIEGIINELSKYGIVNIRHAYGNWTKDNLKNWEEKLLEFAIKPIQQFDYSKNKNATDILMTIDAIDLLHTKDIDAFAFATSDSDFTPVVMRVQAEGIKVYGFGEKKTPKPFMAACSQFIFTEKLMSNREHSTESVDVMQAPVRQSGKEMRADTWLVNVLRTAVEQTMDEDGWANLADIGQYINNSTSFSPINFGYKKLSNLIDEIDLFDVYVDESTKQMSIRDKRYR; this comes from the coding sequence ATGGCAAAAAGTAAAACAGAAGATCACATTGCATTATTTATAGACTGCGATAACATATCACATCGTTCTATAGAAGGTATCATTAATGAGCTTAGTAAATATGGTATCGTAAATATACGCCATGCCTACGGTAACTGGACGAAAGACAACCTCAAGAACTGGGAAGAGAAACTCTTAGAGTTCGCCATTAAACCCATACAGCAGTTCGACTACTCTAAAAACAAAAATGCCACCGATATCCTGATGACCATAGATGCCATAGATCTGCTTCATACTAAAGATATCGATGCCTTTGCATTTGCAACAAGTGACTCTGACTTTACCCCTGTAGTGATGCGTGTACAAGCAGAGGGGATCAAAGTTTATGGGTTTGGAGAGAAGAAAACACCCAAACCGTTCATGGCAGCATGTTCACAGTTCATCTTTACTGAAAAGCTTATGTCAAACAGGGAACATAGTACAGAGAGCGTTGATGTGATGCAGGCACCTGTACGCCAATCAGGTAAAGAGATGCGTGCAGATACCTGGCTGGTCAATGTACTAAGAACAGCGGTGGAACAGACCATGGATGAGGATGGATGGGCGAATCTTGCCGATATAGGCCAATATATTAACAACTCCACCTCCTTTTCTCCTATCAACTTCGGATACAAGAAGCTCAGTAACCTGATAGATGAGATCGACCTCTTTGATGTCTACGTGGATGAAAGTACGAAACAGATGAGTATCAGAGATAAAAGATACCGCTAA
- the rsmD gene encoding 16S rRNA (guanine(966)-N(2))-methyltransferase RsmD, which yields MRSKEKIKIFTTTITAGKHKGKKIEIPDIFTTRSSKGILKESLFNTLQFDIIDKNFVEVFAGSGSIGLEALSRGAGQCYFMEYNRTAFRCLEGNVKRVDPSKCHLFYGDSFEKFSTVYDIVKQSKEKTYFYFDPPFSTRDGMDDVYDKTIALIEGIEPEVAEMVIVEHMSSLDMPEKIGALKLMKRKKFGRSTMTYYRPV from the coding sequence ATGAGATCTAAAGAAAAAATAAAAATATTTACAACGACCATCACTGCGGGCAAACATAAAGGCAAAAAGATAGAAATACCGGATATCTTTACAACGCGAAGCTCAAAAGGGATCCTAAAAGAGTCCCTTTTTAATACCTTACAATTTGATATTATCGACAAGAACTTTGTTGAAGTCTTTGCCGGTTCAGGCTCTATAGGTCTGGAAGCATTAAGCCGCGGTGCAGGACAGTGTTATTTTATGGAGTATAACAGAACCGCGTTTCGTTGTCTCGAAGGCAATGTAAAACGTGTCGATCCCTCGAAGTGCCATCTTTTCTATGGTGACAGTTTTGAAAAGTTCTCCACTGTCTATGATATAGTCAAACAGAGCAAGGAGAAGACCTATTTTTATTTTGATCCTCCCTTCTCCACACGTGATGGTATGGATGATGTCTATGATAAAACCATTGCACTGATAGAAGGTATTGAGCCTGAAGTGGCTGAAATGGTCATTGTCGAGCATATGTCAAGCCTGGATATGCCAGAGAAGATCGGTGCTTTGAAGTTGATGAAACGTAAAAAGTTCGGCCGCAGTACCATGACCTATTATAGACCCGTTTAA
- a CDS encoding SH3 domain-containing protein, whose amino-acid sequence MYRKLTLLLLLLGSFTSLHAEYLLKESKRIKSKIDRMPKNRVADMKHIPQDPAYYADQIKPFSKEKQREFDTKFNEKYFEPWRLRALDIPKKDFGWEIRFITKKPIYRAKGAIIPAKVYNKWIENANYDNIDTKKYKAITVRRTNVKALPTSSAFFRDPKKTGEGFPFDYNQNSALHINVPLYISHFSKDKRWAFVRASYAFGWVKTSDLALVSADFIKTFKNDTYAMVIKDNLRLYNGVKDISIVKLGALFPISEDQKYLVASRDAKGRAHIEKVNVKNPAIIAKKPLPFTAKNVGMLAKEFYGEPYGWGGSYECRDCSATTRDFLGAFGIFLRRNSSKQAEDGESISIKGLTKLTKKKKIIKDAEPFRSLLYVPGHVVLYLGEYKGEPVIMHTYWGIRKKDTTKLITARTIITSTEPGKERADIKEESKLINTLQTIVNF is encoded by the coding sequence ATGTATCGAAAGTTAACCCTTCTCCTGCTTCTTCTTGGCTCATTTACCAGCCTACATGCTGAGTACCTGCTCAAAGAGAGTAAACGGATAAAAAGTAAAATAGACCGTATGCCTAAAAACAGGGTGGCAGATATGAAGCATATCCCTCAGGACCCTGCATATTATGCGGATCAGATCAAACCATTTTCCAAAGAGAAACAAAGAGAGTTCGATACAAAGTTTAACGAAAAATACTTCGAACCATGGCGTTTACGTGCGTTGGATATCCCTAAAAAAGATTTTGGCTGGGAGATCAGGTTTATCACAAAAAAACCGATCTATAGAGCCAAAGGGGCCATCATACCTGCCAAAGTCTACAACAAATGGATAGAGAATGCTAACTACGACAACATTGATACAAAAAAATATAAAGCCATTACGGTACGCCGTACCAATGTCAAAGCGCTTCCTACCTCCTCTGCGTTCTTTAGAGACCCAAAAAAAACCGGGGAAGGATTCCCTTTTGACTATAACCAAAATTCTGCGCTGCACATTAATGTGCCCCTTTACATCTCCCATTTTTCCAAGGATAAACGATGGGCCTTTGTAAGGGCATCCTACGCTTTTGGCTGGGTAAAAACGTCTGACCTGGCACTGGTAAGTGCTGATTTCATCAAAACATTTAAAAATGATACGTATGCTATGGTGATCAAAGACAATCTTCGTCTTTACAACGGCGTTAAAGATATCTCCATCGTTAAACTCGGTGCGCTCTTCCCTATTTCTGAAGATCAAAAGTATCTGGTAGCTTCACGTGATGCCAAAGGAAGGGCACATATTGAAAAGGTGAATGTAAAAAATCCGGCCATCATTGCAAAAAAACCGCTGCCTTTTACTGCCAAGAATGTCGGAATGCTGGCCAAAGAGTTTTATGGCGAACCGTATGGATGGGGCGGAAGTTATGAGTGCCGTGACTGTTCTGCAACGACCCGAGACTTTTTAGGGGCATTTGGCATCTTTCTGCGCCGAAACTCCAGTAAACAGGCGGAAGATGGAGAGAGTATCTCTATAAAAGGTCTCACAAAATTGACAAAAAAGAAGAAGATCATCAAAGATGCTGAGCCTTTTAGATCTTTACTCTATGTTCCCGGACATGTCGTACTCTACCTGGGTGAGTATAAAGGGGAGCCTGTCATTATGCATACCTACTGGGGCATACGTAAAAAAGATACTACCAAACTCATCACTGCCCGCACTATCATTACCAGTACTGAACCGGGGAAAGAACGTGCGGATATCAAAGAAGAGAGTAAGTTGATCAATACACTGCAAACCATAGTCAATTTTTAA
- a CDS encoding DUF2062 domain-containing protein, giving the protein MIRKVFKKKPSGSTKLDAFLEKYNLPKAYFAVNRRMVTRGVAIGLFWGFIPMPMQMLAVMATTPFIRFNVPIAISMVWLSNPFTMPPMYYMEYLTGNFILGREGLEDIELTMSWFSEHFDDILVPLYVGTAFYSIVVTGIIYVVLNRLWVKSVHTENRERKRKRRKRDSKNSHPPKG; this is encoded by the coding sequence ATGATACGAAAAGTTTTTAAAAAAAAGCCCTCTGGCAGCACTAAACTAGATGCATTTTTGGAAAAATACAATTTACCCAAAGCCTATTTTGCTGTAAACAGACGGATGGTGACCAGAGGTGTTGCTATAGGGCTTTTTTGGGGATTTATCCCTATGCCTATGCAAATGCTGGCTGTTATGGCTACCACGCCTTTTATCCGGTTTAACGTACCCATAGCGATCTCCATGGTTTGGCTGAGCAATCCTTTTACCATGCCACCTATGTATTATATGGAGTACCTTACGGGAAACTTTATCCTGGGACGCGAAGGTCTCGAAGATATAGAGTTGACCATGTCATGGTTCAGTGAACATTTTGATGATATACTGGTTCCGCTCTATGTAGGAACTGCATTTTACTCCATCGTTGTTACGGGTATTATCTATGTGGTCCTTAACAGACTCTGGGTGAAGTCCGTACATACCGAAAATAGAGAGCGAAAACGGAAAAGACGTAAAAGAGACAGTAAAAATTCTCATCCTCCAAAAGGTTAA